GGGGGACGTTCCGCTACTACGGCGATCCGGGGCAGAAGGCGTGGATTGGGGAGCCGGTTGCGTTAGAATTTAACCGCGCCAACTTGAGGGAGATTAATGGCAACGACAATCAGTTGCCATTAACCGTCCGCGACGGAAATCGGGGCGTCCCAAGAGCCACCGTGACTTTCTATCAACCCAATGGGCTGCAAGTCGTCCGCACCGCCGACGCCGACGGCCGGGTGCTTTTCACCTGGCAGCAGGGGGACTTGAATGCCGATGAAGACCTTTACGTCACGGCAGTCAATGAGAACTCACTTCCGACCTCACTGACCATTCAGGTCATCGACGAGCCAACCGTTCTCGCTCTGCTCGATGCCGAGCCGCTCGAAACCGATGGCAACGGCGACGGCATAATCAGTCCCGGCGAGTCGTTTGAGTTGACGATGATGGTTGAGTCTGAGACGGAGTTCGTCTTTTCAGGTATAGACTATATCGATCCCTGGCTGGAGGGCGGCCTTGATGTTCGCGACGCAGTGATCGAGCAACTCGGCGAGCGCATCTACCGGGTCGTGATTAGACAACAGGATGGCAACGGCTTCCGCGTCATCGAAGGGTGTCCCGACGGTACGCGCATTAGAATCGACTTCATCTTTCTACACCCTATGGGATTGCCTCGGCTTCTTCCGGTAGAGATTCCGGTCTTCGCCGCGCGCTTTAGTGCAGGAAATGTCGTTGTCGAAGGCGACCGCGATCCAGGTGAAGAGGTTGAAGTCCGGTTCGACCTGATCAACATCGGCCGCATCGACGCCGAAGAGGTTCAGGTCGAAGTTCGCCCCCTAAAGCCGAATGCCCTCGTCCGCGACGGCGTCCGGGAAGTTGGCGATATACCTTCCAACGGTGAAGCCGTCGAAGTTGCGATTCCGGTATTAATCGACCCCCGCGCCTTCCGAGGCGAGGCCATCCCTCTATCGCTTATTGTCACCGGACAGCCCGGCGTCAGAGATAAGATTGAAATCGCCTTCACCCTCGCGGGTCCGGTCGAGACTGATCCCCTTGGCCCGGACAAGTATGGCTACTTTGCACTTGAGGATTCAGACGATGACACCGAATGGGGCGATGCTCCGGTATTCGACTGGACGAACATCTCGCCGTGGGGCGGCGAGGTCGAAGGCAGCGAAGTCCTCCCCTTACCGGGGACCGGCGAGACCGACTCGTCAGTGGTCATCGATCTGCCAATCGATTTCCGATATTATGGACGCGAATTCCGGCAGATTACAGTCTGCAACAACGGCTGGATCGCCGTCGGCGACCAACAGCGTCTTAAGAACCAACAAAATTGGCCGATGGCCGGGATCAACGGCGCCTACGGCATGATCTCCCCCTTTTGGGACCGCCTCGAAATGGTCACCCGGTCGGACGGAGTGTTCATCTGGCATGACGAGGAACAGGGTCATTTCGTCATTCAGTGGCAGACCGGCACCCGCAACAATAACAACCAGTGGCTGCCTAACGCCTTCCAGGTCATCCTGCACGACTCCGATCAGTGGGCTACCCCTACTGGTGACAGCCCGATCCTCTTCCAGTATCAGACCGTCAACAACGTCCAGGATCAATGGGAGGCTAACACCGGCTGCACGGTCGGCATATCGTCACCGGACGGCCAGGAGGGATTGACCTACACCTATTGGCAACGTCAGCCGTCATCGGTTTCAGGTCTGCGCAACGAACGAGCCATTCTCTGGACGACGACAGGGTGGATTCCGTTCGTCGCCATCTATGGGCAGGTGACGCGGTTCATCGATTCGGCCGCGGTCGAGGGCGCGCGGGTGCGCTTTTCCAACGGCGTCGAGACCCTCACCAACCGCGACGGCGTCTATCGGCTCGGCATTCCGGCGCTTGCCGAGGGCGAGTTGAACGTCACCAAGTCCGGCTACGGTCGCGGTATCTTACAGGACATCGAACCGATCGAGGAGGGCGACTCGCTGGAAGCCAACTTCGTCCTTCCGCACGGCTGGGTGACGGGTGTGATGCCTCACGACACCACCGAAGTTGAGTTAGGTCGGGACGAGCCGGTCGAACTGGTCTGGAACCTTGGTAATCAAGGCAACATCGACGCGTGGGTGGGGGTCGAGGTCTTGTGGGTCGATAGCGCTTTCGGTCGGGAGCGGTTCGTCATTCCCGCCGATTCGGTCGGAATCGAAATCGGCAGCGACGTCGAAGTGGTCGTTACAATAGACGCCCGGGACGCGCCGGAGGGCCGATACAGGGCTATCCTCCGTTTCAATTCCAACACCCCACAAGGCCATTTCGACGTCTATTTGCGACTGGCGGTCTCGAGTGGTGTGGGAAGCGAGCCCGGACTTCCCTCCCGCTTCGAGTTGACCGGCATCTATCCCAATCCCTTCAACGATCAAGCGCAAGTGTCCTTTGCTTTGCCGAAGAGCGGATCCGTCTTCCTGACGATTCACAACTTGTTGGGTCGGGAAGTGCTCGCTTTGCCGGCGAGGTATTTCCCAGCCGGAAGGCAGAGCCTCACCTTCGATGCTCGTGAACTTCCTTCGGGAGTCTATCTGCTACGACTCTCTTCCGGGCCCGACAAGGGCGTTATGAAAGCGGTGATGTTGAGATAGGCACCTAGATCCAGCGATAGGCGTTTGCTGTTTTCACCTCTGTGGTGGAAGCCAATAGTGCGGTCAGATGTCCTCATCTGACCGCTCCGCCGTCGGATGGGGACATCCGACGTCACACTTACCGCCGGATTAGGAATAGGCACTTGGCTTCAATCCTCAGGGGCTGATATATCTACTTGTCCTCGTCGCTCTTTGTTCTTGTTGCATTTTGCCCAACTTGTCGTTAATATAAGACCTATGTTTGGTGAACGACTGCGACAACTCCGTCGTGACAAGGGCCTGAGTCAGGCTGAACTGGCCGACCGTGCGGGCATCAACCGCTCCTACCTCTCGGTCCTCGAAAACGAGCACTCCTCGCCGACGATGGATGTCGTCGAGCGGCTTGCCCAGGGGCTCGGCGTCGTCATTTGGGACCTTATCTCGGTAGCCGACGAGCGGCATTACTCCTACGAGAGCGACGAACGCACCGATATGTATGACGGCTTGCGCGACTTCCTGAACGATTCCGACGAGATGCTCCTGATTCGCCCTACCCCGGACGAGATAACGGAACTAAAGGGCATCCGCTTTCGCGGTCATATGCGGCCCGACAAGCGGTTCTTTCGCGACGCACTCCTGGCGCTCCGCCGGAGGGAACAATCGACTTCGTAGAACGACTCGCCGCGCAGCACGGAGTGCGGGTCGTCCTCGAAGAGATCACCGACGGAAGAGAGGCCTATGCGATGAAAAATCTCATCGTTCTTAACCGGGATCTCTATCCGCCGCGCCGCAACTTCGCTTTTTGCCATGAACTGGCGCATCTTCTGCTGGGTCATCCGCAACAGCCATTCATTGAGCCTGGAATCGAACGGGAAGCGGACCGGCTCGCTGCCGAG
The sequence above is a segment of the Calditrichota bacterium genome. Coding sequences within it:
- a CDS encoding T9SS type A sorting domain-containing protein; the encoded protein is MTANTHPLALAALVFTSLAGNDLNAATTSNNIALDRVGSRIQLQSAIGSSPMIRDEGGSAHWILEGAVRTGTPGYPDLPAVTRFIRLPDKGAIAFDYDLTGTEIVSGSPPSITPIIDGESDPILSSASLRGVWPPEPVVLFDPVVARGVRFAQLIWYPVQWDAGRAEYRVSRGFSADIQVSPGTGVNEVPDIPRQRSKDFERAISALLDEDIRRDEPDEDVLPGGYLVVANENPPGAVGEFVEWKRRAGHPVELLTFNPLQVNRQQLKALIQERYNETGFEFLLFMGTDDAQGAPLRIPIVENNDFNQHEIYDSFFGQLEGNDIVPDVAVGSFNCTNADNLTCAIRRSLSYQFTPYIDDWDWFSRGAVAVGHCSVPQDLSPSYTGKWVAETMTMNGFVDLTTTYYSDNEDNDFSDLIAEVYNERSNLIIVRGHQQDVQPGAYRNRFVYPFHFLVSSSTISPPNGGAWNQLFRIGTPQDMRGPSAGFGHYPSPRTNCANALVGGLAEALFLKEITSFGWARWWTVVNLPRLFPAEVGQQSINRYWGTFRYYGDPGQKAWIGEPVALEFNRANLREINGNDNQLPLTVRDGNRGVPRATVTFYQPNGLQVVRTADADGRVLFTWQQGDLNADEDLYVTAVNENSLPTSLTIQVIDEPTVLALLDAEPLETDGNGDGIISPGESFELTMMVESETEFVFSGIDYIDPWLEGGLDVRDAVIEQLGERIYRVVIRQQDGNGFRVIEGCPDGTRIRIDFIFLHPMGLPRLLPVEIPVFAARFSAGNVVVEGDRDPGEEVEVRFDLINIGRIDAEEVQVEVRPLKPNALVRDGVREVGDIPSNGEAVEVAIPVLIDPRAFRGEAIPLSLIVTGQPGVRDKIEIAFTLAGPVETDPLGPDKYGYFALEDSDDDTEWGDAPVFDWTNISPWGGEVEGSEVLPLPGTGETDSSVVIDLPIDFRYYGREFRQITVCNNGWIAVGDQQRLKNQQNWPMAGINGAYGMISPFWDRLEMVTRSDGVFIWHDEEQGHFVIQWQTGTRNNNNQWLPNAFQVILHDSDQWATPTGDSPILFQYQTVNNVQDQWEANTGCTVGISSPDGQEGLTYTYWQRQPSSVSGLRNERAILWTTTGWIPFVAIYGQVTRFIDSAAVEGARVRFSNGVETLTNRDGVYRLGIPALAEGELNVTKSGYGRGILQDIEPIEEGDSLEANFVLPHGWVTGVMPHDTTEVELGRDEPVELVWNLGNQGNIDAWVGVEVLWVDSAFGRERFVIPADSVGIEIGSDVEVVVTIDARDAPEGRYRAILRFNSNTPQGHFDVYLRLAVSSGVGSEPGLPSRFELTGIYPNPFNDQAQVSFALPKSGSVFLTIHNLLGREVLALPARYFPAGRQSLTFDARELPSGVYLLRLSSGPDKGVMKAVMLR
- a CDS encoding helix-turn-helix transcriptional regulator; the protein is MFGERLRQLRRDKGLSQAELADRAGINRSYLSVLENEHSSPTMDVVERLAQGLGVVIWDLISVADERHYSYESDERTDMYDGLRDFLNDSDEMLLIRPTPDEITELKGIRFRGHMRPDKRFFRDALLALRRREQSTS